From a region of the Cucumis sativus cultivar 9930 chromosome 6, Cucumber_9930_V3, whole genome shotgun sequence genome:
- the LOC101205483 gene encoding probable polyol transporter 4, giving the protein MGMVKFQEHGDSDKEERVSLSHHRIPKTNNDFNETRRYVLTCAIFASLNSVLLGYDVGVMSGAIIFIQEDLKITEVQEEVLVGILSIISLLGSLAGGKTSDAVGRKWTIAFAAIVFQAGAAIMAFAPSFGFLVVGRLLAGIGVGFGVMIAPVYIAEISPTAARGSLTSFPEIFINFGILLGYISNYAFSGLPVHISWRVMLGVGIIPSVLLGFALSMIPESPRWLVMQNRIDEARIVLSKTNEPGVDIEERLMDIKKAAGIANNVNKYESKAIWQDIVRPTPSVKRMLIAGCGIQCFQQITGIDATVYYSPTIFKEAGIESNSRLLAATVCVGFTKTLFILVAIFLIDKVGRKPLLYFSTIGMTACLFCLSITLVFLAHGKLGIVLSILAVCGNVAFFSVGIGPVCWVLSSEIFPLRLRAQASAIGAVGSRVSSGLITMSFLSVSHTITVAGTFFLFSLISMVSVVFIHKFVPETKGKSLEQIEMVFQGDEQGIRILEMSDTDRLVHK; this is encoded by the exons ATGGGTATGGTGAAGTTCCAAGAACATGGGGACTCGGACAAAGAGGAACGTGTTTCATTGTCTCATCACAGAATTCCTAAAACCAATAATGATTTTAATGAAACGCGAAGATATGTTTTGACATGTGCAATCTTTGCTTCCCTTAATTCTGTGCTTTTAGGATATG ATGTTGGAGTTATGAGTGGAGCAATAATCTTCATTCAAGAAGATCTCAAAATAACAGAGGTTCAAGAAGAAGTTTTAGTGGGAATTTTGAGCATAATTTCATTATTAGGAAGTTTAGCTGGTGGAAAAACATCAGATGCCGTTGGAAGAAAATGGACCATTGCTTTTGCCGCTATTGTTTTCCAAGCAGGGGCTGCCATTATGGCTTTTGCCCCTTCTTTCGGTTTTCTAGTTGTAGGTCGGCTCTTGGCTGGTATTGGTGTTGGTTTCGGTGTCATGATTGCGCCTGTATACATCGCTGAGATATCGCCCACAGCTGCTAGAGGATCTCTTACTTCTTTCCCGGAGATCTTTATAAACTTTGGAATCCTTCTTGGTTACATTTCAAACTATGCCTTTTCAGGACTTCCTGTTCATATAAGTTGGAGGGTTATGCTTGGTGTGGGAATAATCCCTTCAGTTTTGCTTGGTTTTGCACTTTCTATGATTCCTGAATCACCTCGGTGGCTAGTGATGCAAAATAGGATCGACGAAGCGAGAATTGTGTTGTCGAAAACAAATGAGCCTGGTGTCGATATAGAGGAGAGATTGATGGATATTAAGAAAGCTGCAGGGATTGCTAATAATGTGAATAAGTATGAATCTAAGGCTATTTGGCAAGATATAGTGCGGCCAACACCTTCGGTTAAGCGAATGCTAATAGCTGGTTGTGGGATTCAATGCTTTCAGCAGATAACAGGCATTGATGCAACTGTTTATTATAGTCCTACGATCTTTAAAGAAGCTGGGATTGAAAGTAACTCAAGACTTCTTGCAGCAACAGTTTGTGTTGGATTCACAAAAACTTTGTTCATTTTAGTAgctatttttcttattgacAAAGTGGGAAGGAAGCCACTGCTCTATTTCAGCACAATTGGGATGACAGCCTGCTTGTTttgtctaagtatcactttagtttttttggcTCATGGAAAACTTGGGATTGTTTTGTCAATCTTAGCAGTATGTGGAAATGTAGCTTTCTTTTCAGTTGGGATTGGTCCAGTATGTTGGGTGTTATCATCTGAAATCTTCCCGTTGAGGCTTCGAGCACAGGCATCAGCAATCGGGGCAGTTGGAAGCCGAGTCAGTAGCGGTTTGATCACAATGTCATTTCTCTCGGTCTCCCACACAATCACAGTTGCAGGAACATTCTTTCTATTCTCATTGATTTCTATGGTGTCTGTTGTTTTCATTCACAAGTTTGTCCCTGAGACAAAAGGGAAGTCCTTGGAACAAATTGAAATGGTTTTCCAAGGAGATGAACAAGGAATCAGAATACTAGAAATGAGTGATACTGATCGATTAGTCCACAAATAA
- the LOC101205720 gene encoding dof zinc finger protein DOF1.4 has protein sequence MGLSSKQVSIDGFDWSKALMQAQKLELPKLAPSSGVKRSQHQNQIQIQPQIEQLKCPRCDSTNTKFCYYNNYNKSQPRHFCRACKRHWTKGGTLRNVPVGGGRKNKRLKKKPTTNSKKSSSSTAATTAADLINPQMDVHHFQNLPLYQGLIFSPPSSSNWAECENFTTNYGILNSQNPDFSAVSTTTSTHSPISPKFNNYSDKELKPTETEQPTHHPWQLPSTGCGIGDMSNSYWTWDDINTFTATDLNIPWDDEHDIKP, from the coding sequence ATGGGTTTGAGTTCAAAACAGGTTTCAATTGATGGATTTGATTGGAGCAAAGCGCTAATGCAAGCACAGAAACTGGAGCTTCCAAAATTGGCTCCAAGCTCTGGCGTGAAACGATCACAACATCAGAATCAGATTCAAATTCAGCCACAGATAGAGCAATTGAAGTGCCCCAGATGTGATTCAACCAACACGAAGTTCTGTTACTACAACAATTACAACAAATCTCAACCTCGCCATTTTTGCAGAGCTTGTAAACGCCACTGGACCAAAGGTGGAACTCTTCGAAACGTCCCTGTTGGTGGCGGCCGTAAAAACAAGCGTCTCAAAAAGAAACCAACCACCAACTCCAAAAAATCTTCCTCATCCACTGCTGCCACCACTGCCGCCGACTTGATCAATCCCCAAATGGACgttcatcattttcaaaaccttCCTCTGTATCAGGGGCTAATTTTTTCCCCACCGTCGTCAAGCAATTGGGCGGAATGCGAAAATTTCACCACAAATTACGGTATTCTAAATTCTCAAAACCCCGATTTCTCGGCAGTTTCAACAACCACCTCAACGCATTCTCCAATTTCCccaaaatttaacaattattcGGATAAAGAATTGAAACCCACAGAAACAGAGCAACCCACTCATCATCCATGGCAGCTTCCTTCCACCGGCTGCGGCATCGGCGACATGTCGAACAGTTACTGGACCTGGGACGACATCAACACCTTCACCGCAACTGATCTAAACATCCCATGGGACGATGAACATGACATCAAACCTTGA
- the LOC101208772 gene encoding bifunctional epoxide hydrolase 2, with the protein MDKFEHKFVEVKGGLKIHVAEIGTGSNVVVFLHGFPEIWYSWRHQMIAVANAGFRAIGLDYRGYGLSDPPADPSKATYSDLITDLLEVLDSLDISKVFLVGKDFGAMPAYYFALKHPERALGVVTLGVPFMPPARPINFIDHLPEGFYISRWQKPGRAEADFSRFDAKTVVRNVYILFSRSEIPIAQENQEIMDLVDSSTPLPPWFTEEDLAAYGELYEKSGFQTALKVPYRSLGEDWGVKDPKVEIPALLVMGEKDYVLKFPGIEEYVRSEMVKYYVPKLEVIFLPEGSHFVQEQSPEEINQLLLNFLAKHT; encoded by the exons ATGGATAAATTTGAGCACAAATTCGTAGAAGTCAAAGGCGGATTGAAAATCCACGTAGCGGAGATCGGAACTG GGTCGAATGTCGTGGTTTTTCTGCACGGTTTTCCGGAGATTTGGTACTCATGGCGCCATCAGATGATTGCTGTGGCTAACGCCGGATTCCGAGCAATTGGTCTCGATTACAGAGGATACGGACTCTCCGATCCTCCAGCCGACCCCTCCAAGGCTACTTACAGCGATCTCATCACCGACCTCCTTGAAGTTCTTGACTCTCTCGATATCTCCAAG GTGTTTCTTGTGGGGAAAGATTTTGGAGCAATGCCAGCTTATTACTTTGCTCTCAAACACCCAGAGAGGGCATTAGGAGTTGTGACATTGGGAGTGCCCTTCATGCCTCCTGCAAGACCTATCAACTTTATAGACCACCTCCCTGAAGGCTTCTACATATCAAGATGGCAG AAACCTGGGCGAGCCGAGGCCGATTTTAGTCGTTTTGATGCAAAAACAGTTGTTAGAAACGTCTACATACTTTTCTCTAGAAGTGAAATCCCAATAGCTCAAGAAAATCAGGAGATAATGGACTTGGTGGATTCATCTACTCCTCTGCCTCCTTGGTTTACTGAGGAAGATCTTGCAGCTTATGGAGAGCTCTATGAGAAGTCTGGATTTCAAACTGCATTAAAAGTTCCTTACAG GTCACTGGGTGAAGATTGGGGAGTGAAAGATCCAAAAGTGGAAATTCCAGCTCTTCTTGTAATGGGTGAAAAAGATTATGTTCTCAAATTTCCAGGAATAGAGGAGTATGTAAGAAGTGAAATGGTGAAGTATTATGTTCCAAAATTGGAGGTCATCTTTCTACCAGAAGGATCTCACTTTGTTCAAGAGCAATCCCCTGAAGAAATTAATCAGTTGCTACTGAATTTTCTTGCCAAGCATACATGA
- the LOC101208531 gene encoding uncharacterized protein LOC101208531, whose product MDRIHHNFIEVGALKLHVAEIGTGSNVVVFLHGFPEIWYSWRYQMIALADAGFRVLAPDYRGYGLSDSPAEPSKASFSDLISDLLGILDALNIPKVFVVAKDFGAWPAYYFALKHPERALGIVTLGVPFLPPESLKHSQSNIPEGVYTLRWREPGRAEADFGRFDAKTVVRNVYILFSKSEIPTAQENQEVMDLVEPSTPLPPWFTEEDLATYGTLYEKSGFDTALKVPYRSFNEDWGIKDPKVEIPALFIMGEKDYVFKFPEIEEYVRSERVKDFVPNLEIVYLPEGSHFVQEQSPEEVNHLLLTFLAKHIRQ is encoded by the exons ATGGATCGAATTCACCATAATTTCATCGAGGTTGGAGCCCTGAAGCTCCATGTAGCCGAGATCGGAACTG gTTCCAATGTCGTCGTCTTCCTGCACGGATTTCCGGAGATATGGTACTCATGGCGGTACCAGATGATCGCTCTTGCTGACGCCGGATTCCGAGTACTCGCTCCCGATTACAGAGGATATGGACTCTCCGATTCCCCCGCCGAGCCGTCCAAAGCTTCATTCAGCGACCTCATCAGCGATCTCCTTGGGATTCTTGACGCTCTCAATATCCCCAAG GTGTTTGTTGTTGCGAAAGATTTTGGAGCATGGCCAGCTTATTACTTTGCTTTGAAACATCCTGAAAGGGCATTGGGAATTGTCACATTGGGAGTGCCATTCCTTCCTCCTGAATCTTTGAAGCATTCCCAAAGCAACATCCCTGAAGGCGTGTATACTTTAAGATGGCGG GAACCAGGGCGAGCTGAGGCAGATTTCGGTCGCTTTGATGCGAAAACTGTTGTCAGGAATGTTTATATCCTCTTCTCCAAAAGTGAAATACCAACAGCTCAAGAAAATCAAGAAGTAATGGACTTAGTAGAGCCATCCACCCCTCTTCCACCTTGGTTCACCGAAGAAGATCTAGCAACTTACGGAACTCTCTATGAGAAATCTGGATTTGATACTGCATTGAAAGTTCCTTATAG GTCATTCAATGAAGATTGGGGAATAAAAGATCCAAAAGTTGAAATTCCAGCACTGTTTATAATGGGTGAAAAGGactatgttttcaaattcccTGAAATTGAGGAATACGTAAGAAGCGAAAGAGTTAAAGATTTTGTTCCAAATTTAGAGATCGTCTACTTACCAGAAGGATCTCATTTTGTTCAGGAGCAATCTCCCGAAGAAGTTAATCACCTACTACTTACTTTCCTTGCCAAGCATATTCGACAATGA
- the LOC101208292 gene encoding coatomer subunit delta: MVVLAASIVSKSGKVLISRQFVDMSRIRIEGLLAAFPKLVGTGKQHTYVETENVRYVYHPIEALYLLLVTNKQSNILEDLDTLRLLSKLVPEYSLSMDEEGICKTAFDLIFAFDEVISLGHKENVTVAQVKQYCEMESHEEKLHKLVLQSKINETKDVMKRKASEIDKSKIEKNRGDKGGFMSLQSMGSGKIDNGLSDMGISSGGGGGFGSSSGFGLGADVESFSSKPKGRPPSSATAPPKGLGMQLGKSQRTNQFLESLKAEGEVIVEDVQPSVGPSKSAVPPPTDPVTLSVEEKLNVSLKRDGGVSNFDLQGTLSLQILNQEDSHIQVQIETGGNPGILFKTHPNMNKELFSNENILGLKDPNRPFPTGQGSDAGVGLLKWRMQSNDESMVPLTINCWPSVSGNETYVSIEYEASSMFDLRNVVVSVPLPALREAPSVRQIDGEWRFDSRNSVLEWSIVLIDNSNRSGSMEFVVPPADSSVFFPISVRFSAASTFSDLKVVNILPLRGGAPPKYVQRTQLIAENYQVV, translated from the exons ATG GTTGTTCTTGCTGCATCCATTGTTAGCAAGTCTGGGAAAG TTCTTATTTCCAGACAGTTTGTTGATATGTCTAGAATCAGAATTGAGGGCCTTCTTGCTGCTTTCCCAAAGTTGGTTGGAACTGGAAAACAACATACATATGTGGAGACAGAAAATGTTCGCTATGTTTACCATCCAATAGAAGCTCTGTACTTGCTTCTTGTTACAAATAAACAGAGCAACATCCTTGAAGATTTGGACACCTTAAGGCTCCTTTCTAAGCTT GTGCCTGAATATTCACTCTCTATGGATGAAGAGGGAATCTGCAAGACAgcttttgatttgatttttgctTTCGATGAAGTTATTTCTCTTGGGCACAAGGAAAACGTGACTGTTGCCCAGGTTAAGCAGTACTGTGAGATGGAGAGCCACGAAGAGAAGTTGCACAAGTTGGTACTGCAGAGCAAGATCAATGAAACTAAGGATGTCATGAAGCGGAAAGCAAGTGAGATTGACAAAAGCAAG ATTGAAAAGAATAGGGGTGACAAAGGAGGCTTTATGTCTTTACAGTCTATGGGATCAGGAAAGATTGATAATGGCCTCAGTGACATGGGCATATCATCAGGTGGTGGAGGTGGTTTTGGTAGCAGTTCTGGTTTTGGATTGGGTGCAGATGTTGAGTCCTTTTCTAGCAAGCCTAAAG GCCGTCCACCTTCATCTGCTACTGCTCCCCCCAAAGGCCTTGGCATGCAGCTTGGTAAATCCCAAAGGACAAATCAATTCTTGGAATCTTTGAAGGCAGAAGGTGAAGTAATAGTTGAAGATGTACAGCCAAGTGTTGGTCCGTCTAAATCAGCTGTCCCACCCCCAACTGATCCTGTTACTCTATCTGTTGAGGAGAAACTCAATGTGTCCCTGAAACGAGATGGTGGAGTTAGTAACTTTGACCTTCAGGGAACATTGTCCCTTCAAATTCTCAACCAAGAAGATTCCCACATTCAAGTTCAG ATTGAGACTGGTGGAAACCCTGGCATCCTTTTCAAAACTCATCCTAACATGAACAAAGAGTTATTTTCCAATGAAAACATTCTAGGCCTGAAGGATCCCAACAGGCCATTTCCTACGGGTCAAGGCAGTGATGCTGGAGTTGGTCTCTTGAAGTGGAGAATGCAAAGCAATGATGAATCAATGGTACCATTAACAA TCAACTGCTGGCCCTCTGTTTCTGGAAATGAAACCTATGTTAGCATTGAATATGAAGCTTCATCAATGTTTGACCTGCGGAATGTCGTCGTCTCAGTGCCTCTTCCCGCTCTTCGTGAGGCACCCAGTGTAAGGCAGATTGATGGAGAGTGGAG GTTCGATTCCAGAAATTCTGTCTTGGAATGGTCTATAGTTCTCATTGATAACTCAAACCGCAG TGGATCCATGGAGTTTGTTGTTCCTCCAGCCGATTCATCAGTATTTTTCCCCATTTCTGTTCGGTTTTCAGCAGCTAGCACATTTAGCGACCTGAag GTTGTCAACATTTTGCCTCTTAGGGGCGGGGCTCCTCCCAAATATGTTCAGAGGACACAGTTGATTGCGGAAAATTACCAAGTTGTTTGA